A portion of the Acidobacteriaceae bacterium genome contains these proteins:
- a CDS encoding helix-turn-helix transcriptional regulator has protein sequence MTLDQLRKDRKMTQGKLAHAMKIEQSEVSRLEKRAEVKLGTLRNYVSALGGHIEIRAVFPDKNVELALTE, from the coding sequence ATGACGCTCGATCAGCTGCGCAAAGACCGCAAGATGACTCAGGGAAAGCTCGCTCACGCCATGAAGATCGAGCAAAGCGAAGTTTCCCGCTTGGAAAAACGCGCCGAAGTCAAACTGGGAACGCTGCGGAATTACGTCAGCGCGCTCGGAGGACACATCGAAATTCGCGCAGTTTTCCCAGACAAGAATGTCGAGCTCGCGCTTACCGAATAG
- a CDS encoding type II toxin-antitoxin system RelE/ParE family toxin → MQTLSPLERESFDVAVNLLKEKGPVLNRPYVDTVKGSAFPNMKELRTAHDKHLALRAFFAFDPRRAAILLIGGDKHGRRGFYEKLIRRADELYREHLRALKKES, encoded by the coding sequence ATGCAGACCCTTTCTCCCCTAGAGCGGGAGTCATTCGACGTAGCTGTGAACCTTCTCAAGGAGAAAGGACCGGTACTCAATCGGCCCTACGTTGATACCGTCAAGGGCTCGGCATTCCCCAATATGAAGGAGCTGCGGACCGCGCACGATAAACATTTGGCGCTTCGCGCCTTCTTTGCCTTCGATCCCAGGCGCGCCGCCATCCTGCTCATCGGCGGTGACAAACATGGGCGTCGCGGGTTTTACGAGAAGTTGATCCGCAGGGCGGATGAACTGTACCGCGAACACCTCCGGGCACTGAAGAAAGAGTCTTGA
- the eutC gene encoding ethanolamine ammonia-lyase subunit EutC: MSDSPSRIHTPGSAWNSLRRYTKARIALPHTGASLSTQEVLNFDMAHACARDAVHVALDVDLLEQSLMASGFAAIRAQSRAITRAQYLQRPDLGRQLAPECAARLTPAEARANTLTIVIADGLSSVAVARHAVPLLTEIRRSIAGWEWDAIVIATQARVALGDQIGALRHSTAVIVLIGERPGLSSPDSLGIYMTYGPRPGLTDSDRNCISNVHPGGLPYYEAAFRLAYLLQQSQQLGKSGIEVKDLSSAQDTLPSR, translated from the coding sequence ATGAGTGATTCCCCCTCACGCATCCACACGCCGGGGTCTGCATGGAACTCTCTGCGCCGCTATACGAAGGCGCGCATCGCGCTGCCTCACACAGGGGCAAGCCTGTCCACGCAGGAAGTGCTGAACTTTGACATGGCTCACGCGTGTGCTCGTGATGCCGTGCACGTTGCCCTCGATGTTGACCTGCTGGAGCAGAGCCTCATGGCCTCGGGCTTCGCTGCTATAAGAGCTCAAAGCCGCGCCATCACGCGCGCCCAGTATCTGCAGCGGCCTGACCTGGGCCGACAGCTTGCCCCCGAATGCGCCGCTCGCCTCACACCTGCTGAAGCTCGCGCGAATACGCTGACCATAGTGATCGCCGATGGTCTATCTTCTGTTGCCGTCGCTCGCCACGCCGTTCCTCTGCTCACCGAAATACGACGCAGCATCGCTGGGTGGGAGTGGGATGCGATCGTCATCGCGACACAAGCGCGCGTGGCTCTGGGAGACCAGATCGGCGCACTGCGACACTCCACCGCCGTGATCGTGCTCATCGGCGAACGGCCGGGACTAAGTTCTCCCGACAGCCTTGGCATCTACATGACCTACGGCCCCCGCCCAGGGCTCACCGACTCGGACCGGAACTGCATCTCCAACGTGCACCCCGGAGGCCTCCCTTATTACGAGGCAGCTTTTCGTCTCGCGTATCTGCTGCAGCAGTCTCAGCAACTAGGCAAGAGCGGGATCGAAGTAAAAGACCTCAGCAGCGCACAGGACACTCTACCGTCGCGCTAA
- a CDS encoding ethanolamine ammonia-lyase subunit EutB has translation MSYSHTVDGQTYRFADLKTLLARSSPYRSGDALAGVAAESDKERMAARMALADVPLRSFLNECLVPYEEDEVSRLIIDTHDEAAFAPLRHLTVGGFREWLLDLTRTTEEFTAVAPGITPEMAAAVSRLMRNQDLILATRNMRVVTRFRNTIGLPGRLSVRLQPNHPTDDLRGIFASTLDGLMLGAGDAVIGINPASDSVPEAIRILRELDRFRIHFDAPVQTCVLTHVTNTIQAIEAGAPVDLVFQSIAGTQKANASFGINLAVLEEAQQAALALHRGTVGQNVMYFETGQGSALSADAHHGIDLQTCEARAYSVARRFQPLLVNTVVGFIGPEYLYDGKQITRAGLEDHFCGKLLGLPMGCDICYTNHAEADQNDMDTLLTLLGVAGVNFIIGVPGADDIMLNYQSTSFHDALYLQEVLGLRRAPEFEAWLEHMGVTDTQGRLLTPKDGHTLADAFDAPRLASGETA, from the coding sequence ATGTCTTACTCGCATACAGTCGATGGCCAGACATATCGCTTCGCCGACCTTAAGACGCTGCTGGCGCGCTCAAGCCCCTATCGCTCCGGCGATGCTCTCGCCGGTGTCGCCGCAGAGTCGGACAAAGAGCGGATGGCAGCCCGCATGGCGCTTGCGGACGTGCCACTAAGAAGCTTCCTTAATGAGTGCCTTGTCCCTTACGAAGAGGACGAAGTCTCGCGCCTGATCATAGACACGCACGACGAGGCGGCCTTTGCCCCGCTGCGCCATCTCACCGTCGGCGGCTTCCGCGAGTGGCTTCTCGATCTCACGCGAACGACGGAAGAGTTCACCGCCGTTGCTCCGGGTATTACGCCGGAGATGGCCGCTGCTGTTTCGCGGCTGATGAGGAATCAGGACCTGATCCTTGCCACGCGAAACATGCGCGTGGTCACTCGTTTCCGCAACACGATCGGCCTGCCAGGTCGTCTGTCCGTGCGCCTTCAACCCAACCACCCCACCGACGACCTGCGCGGCATCTTCGCCTCTACGCTCGATGGCCTGATGCTCGGCGCAGGCGATGCCGTGATCGGCATCAACCCGGCCAGCGACAGCGTTCCCGAAGCCATACGCATTCTGCGCGAACTCGACCGCTTTCGCATCCACTTCGACGCGCCCGTACAGACATGCGTGCTCACGCATGTCACCAATACCATTCAGGCGATAGAAGCAGGTGCACCCGTAGATCTCGTCTTTCAGTCCATTGCAGGCACACAGAAGGCTAACGCCTCTTTTGGCATTAATCTCGCTGTGCTTGAAGAAGCACAACAGGCAGCACTCGCTCTGCATCGCGGCACGGTCGGGCAGAACGTCATGTACTTTGAAACCGGCCAGGGCAGCGCGCTTTCTGCAGACGCTCATCACGGCATCGACCTGCAAACCTGCGAAGCGCGAGCCTACTCCGTCGCTCGCCGTTTTCAGCCTCTGCTGGTGAACACGGTCGTCGGCTTCATCGGCCCGGAGTATCTCTACGACGGCAAGCAGATCACACGCGCAGGTCTCGAAGACCACTTTTGCGGCAAGCTTCTTGGCCTGCCCATGGGATGCGACATCTGCTACACCAACCACGCAGAAGCCGACCAGAACGATATGGACACACTGCTCACGCTGCTTGGCGTAGCGGGTGTGAACTTCATCATCGGAGTTCCCGGCGCCGATGACATCATGCTCAACTACCAAAGCACTTCGTTCCATGACGCGCTCTATCTACAAGAGGTGCTTGGCCTGCGTCGTGCTCCTGAGTTCGAAGCATGGCTCGAACATATGGGAGTTACAGACACGCAGGGTCGACTTCTGACTCCAAAGGATGGCCACACGCTGGCCGACGCTTTTGACGCACCGCGGCTTGCAAGCGGGGAAACAGCATGA
- the eat gene encoding ethanolamine permease encodes MESESHLKATLGTTQLWAIAVGLVISGEYFGWSYGWAAAGTLGFLVTTLFVAAMYTAFIFSFTELTTAIPNAGGPFAYALRAFGPTGAYLTGAATLIEFVFAPPAIALAIGAYLNVQFPSLPQRTAAVIAYFVFMALNIVGVQIAANFELMVTILAIVELLVFMAVVAPGAHLSNFVHNGWAGSNHFTPHLVGGMFAAMPFAIWFFLAIEGVAMAAEEVREPRRSIPIAYLAGIGTLLLLALGVMFFAGSAGDWSLLANINDPLPQAMKMIVGARSGWLHMLVWLGLFGLVASFHGIILGYSRQMYALARAGYLPRILGAIHPRFGTPWIAILAGGAVGIAAIYSDSFIHFGGQPLTANIVTVSALGALVMYMSSMLALIRLRKREPDLPRPFRAIGYPFMPVWTLICAMVALCSLVYYNRLVSLLFLAMLAVGYVLFRIQRSLAAKNTQEVPGEAL; translated from the coding sequence TTGGAAAGCGAAAGCCACCTCAAAGCGACACTCGGCACAACGCAACTCTGGGCCATCGCTGTCGGACTCGTCATTTCAGGTGAGTACTTCGGTTGGAGTTACGGCTGGGCTGCGGCCGGAACTCTGGGCTTTCTGGTTACCACTCTCTTCGTTGCGGCCATGTACACGGCGTTCATCTTTTCGTTTACAGAACTCACTACGGCGATTCCAAACGCTGGCGGCCCATTCGCGTATGCTTTGCGCGCCTTTGGCCCAACAGGCGCTTACCTGACCGGCGCGGCCACGCTCATTGAGTTCGTCTTCGCTCCACCAGCCATCGCGCTGGCGATTGGAGCGTATCTCAACGTGCAGTTCCCTTCCCTGCCCCAGCGAACAGCCGCAGTCATCGCTTACTTTGTGTTCATGGCGCTCAACATCGTCGGTGTACAAATTGCCGCGAACTTCGAGTTGATGGTCACCATTCTGGCCATTGTGGAGTTACTCGTATTCATGGCCGTCGTAGCTCCCGGCGCACATCTCAGCAACTTCGTTCATAACGGCTGGGCAGGCAGCAATCACTTCACGCCTCACCTTGTTGGCGGTATGTTTGCGGCAATGCCTTTTGCCATCTGGTTCTTCCTCGCCATAGAAGGCGTGGCGATGGCGGCAGAGGAGGTCCGCGAGCCTCGCCGCTCTATCCCCATTGCGTATCTCGCAGGCATTGGCACGCTCCTCCTGCTGGCTCTTGGCGTCATGTTCTTTGCTGGATCAGCAGGCGACTGGAGCTTGCTTGCCAACATTAACGATCCACTGCCGCAAGCCATGAAGATGATCGTAGGAGCGCGCAGCGGATGGCTGCACATGCTGGTATGGCTGGGACTCTTCGGCCTGGTCGCGTCCTTCCACGGCATCATCCTCGGCTACTCACGACAGATGTACGCACTCGCTCGCGCAGGGTACCTACCGCGCATTCTCGGCGCGATTCATCCGCGATTCGGAACACCCTGGATCGCCATTCTTGCCGGAGGCGCAGTGGGCATCGCGGCAATCTACAGCGACAGCTTCATCCACTTCGGCGGCCAGCCGCTGACGGCCAATATCGTCACCGTCTCTGCCCTTGGCGCGCTGGTGATGTATATGTCGAGTATGCTCGCGCTGATCCGCCTGCGGAAACGCGAACCCGATCTGCCTCGCCCGTTCCGGGCCATCGGTTATCCGTTCATGCCAGTGTGGACCCTGATCTGCGCGATGGTTGCCTTGTGCAGTCTGGTCTACTACAACCGTCTGGTATCGCTTCTCTTCCTCGCCATGCTTGCGGTGGGATATGTTCTGTTTCGAATTCAGCGCAGCCTTGCAGCAAAAAACACGCAGGAGGTTCCCGGAGAGGCTCTGTAA
- a CDS encoding phospholipase C, phosphocholine-specific, whose protein sequence is MKNSRRDFLRLSGGALATSTFLPASIQRALAIAPDARTGSIQDVQHVVILMQENRSFDHYYGTLRGVRGFQDPRPFHLPDGQPNWFQPVARVKTPHYKDRGLKADATHVLPWYINPQRTTEHQAGTDHGWASGHGSWNQGRWNDWVTQKQDVLTMGHLKREDLSFHFALADAFTICDSYFSSLHGDTCPNRIFLWSGTCDPSNTMGKRSNGPGLWERAHTNGYTWTTYPERLEAAGVSWRVYQGGTGEPGAPTDNYTDNSLEFFSAYQVKEGADPQSPLVQKGATNRTLRQLRKDVLAGDLPQVSWVVAPYKNCEHPEASPTDGAYYINQVIEALTADPEVWSRTVLFLNYDENDGLFDHVVPPMPPLSSKRGHQGMMSTELHESLKHELLDLDRFPAEEHPLIPMDSVGPTRKGLQPVGLGARVPMTIISPWTRGGWVCSEVFDHTSVLRFLEARFNVKESNISAWRRSICGDLTSAFDFSRRPEPVAAHFAVPRPAKTLRQPYSVPAVQEMPQQEPGTRPSRALPYQLLVNGRGEAGHFQVSFENQGKVGAAFAVQDSTKPDAEPRRYTVVAGDTLTDTWTAKGGRYDLTVHGPHGYLRQFAGQLGDETEAEVRYLSAAQTLVLLLRNSGPQVATVSVAESYSGQQASYRLAAGESKKVEWPMAESHGWYDLVVRADHSGDVATLYLRRFAGHIESGRDSLSDPAIYKAAEKAAEKVTA, encoded by the coding sequence ATGAAGAACTCCCGCCGGGATTTTCTCCGCTTGTCCGGTGGTGCCCTGGCTACTTCCACCTTCCTTCCGGCCAGCATTCAGCGGGCTCTAGCGATCGCTCCCGACGCGCGCACCGGCAGCATTCAGGACGTGCAGCACGTCGTCATCCTCATGCAGGAAAACCGGTCGTTCGACCATTACTATGGAACGCTTCGCGGTGTGCGCGGCTTTCAGGACCCTCGTCCATTTCATCTGCCCGATGGCCAGCCAAACTGGTTCCAGCCCGTGGCTCGTGTGAAGACTCCGCACTACAAAGACCGCGGGCTGAAAGCTGACGCCACGCACGTGTTGCCCTGGTACATCAATCCTCAGCGAACCACCGAGCACCAGGCAGGTACGGACCACGGATGGGCCAGCGGGCATGGCTCGTGGAACCAGGGGCGCTGGAACGATTGGGTCACGCAGAAGCAGGACGTGCTCACCATGGGGCATCTCAAGCGCGAGGATTTGAGCTTCCACTTTGCGCTCGCAGACGCCTTCACTATCTGCGACTCCTACTTCTCGTCGCTGCACGGAGACACATGCCCGAACCGCATCTTTCTGTGGAGCGGCACCTGCGATCCCAGTAACACGATGGGCAAACGCAGCAATGGCCCGGGGCTTTGGGAGCGTGCCCACACCAATGGCTATACCTGGACGACCTATCCCGAGCGGCTGGAAGCGGCCGGCGTAAGCTGGCGAGTCTATCAGGGAGGAACCGGCGAACCTGGTGCTCCAACCGATAACTACACGGATAACTCGCTGGAGTTCTTTTCGGCGTATCAGGTGAAGGAAGGCGCCGATCCTCAAAGCCCTCTCGTGCAGAAGGGCGCGACGAATCGCACTCTTCGTCAGTTGCGCAAAGATGTTCTCGCAGGCGATCTGCCGCAGGTGAGCTGGGTCGTGGCTCCTTATAAAAATTGTGAACATCCGGAGGCCTCCCCCACGGATGGCGCGTATTACATCAACCAGGTGATTGAGGCACTTACTGCAGATCCTGAAGTCTGGAGCCGCACGGTGCTCTTCCTGAACTACGACGAGAACGATGGGCTCTTCGACCACGTTGTTCCACCGATGCCTCCACTTAGCAGCAAGCGCGGGCACCAGGGCATGATGTCTACCGAACTGCACGAAAGCCTGAAGCATGAGCTGCTGGACCTTGACCGCTTTCCTGCGGAAGAGCATCCGCTGATTCCCATGGACAGCGTTGGTCCGACGAGAAAGGGGCTGCAGCCGGTGGGGTTGGGAGCACGCGTGCCCATGACAATCATCTCGCCGTGGACGCGGGGCGGCTGGGTTTGTTCGGAGGTCTTTGACCATACATCCGTGCTGCGTTTTCTTGAAGCGCGTTTCAACGTGAAGGAGAGCAACATCAGCGCATGGCGCCGCTCTATCTGCGGCGATCTCACCTCTGCGTTCGACTTTTCTCGGCGACCGGAACCTGTGGCCGCGCACTTTGCGGTGCCTCGGCCTGCGAAGACGCTGCGTCAGCCTTACAGTGTGCCTGCCGTGCAGGAGATGCCGCAGCAAGAGCCTGGGACGCGTCCTTCTCGCGCGTTGCCGTATCAGTTGCTCGTCAACGGACGCGGCGAGGCCGGGCACTTTCAAGTGAGCTTCGAAAATCAAGGCAAAGTGGGAGCGGCGTTTGCCGTGCAGGACAGCACGAAACCCGACGCTGAGCCGAGGCGTTACACCGTGGTCGCTGGTGACACGCTTACAGATACGTGGACCGCAAAGGGTGGTCGCTATGACCTGACTGTTCACGGCCCACACGGATATCTGCGTCAGTTTGCGGGGCAACTTGGTGATGAGACTGAAGCGGAAGTACGTTATCTGAGCGCAGCGCAGACCCTCGTGCTCTTGCTGCGGAACTCAGGGCCACAAGTGGCTACAGTAAGTGTTGCCGAGAGTTACAGCGGGCAGCAGGCGAGTTATCGTCTGGCGGCTGGCGAAAGTAAGAAGGTCGAATGGCCGATGGCAGAGAGTCACGGCTGGTATGACCTCGTTGTTCGTGCGGATCACTCTGGCGATGTGGCCACGCTGTACTTGCGCCGCTTTGCAGGTCACATCGAGAGTGGTCGTGATAGCCTCAGCGATCCGGCTATCTACAAAGCAGCAGAGAAAGCAGCAGAGAAGGTCACCGCATAA